In Horticoccus luteus, the following proteins share a genomic window:
- a CDS encoding rhamnogalacturonan acetylesterase translates to MKIKLTSLSILSAGVLALAATLRAETPAPDLKVNPPATENALNPALPTIFVAGDSTAAKNNGHPIQGWGVPFAEYFDATKVNIANRARGGRSSRTFITEGLWAKLLAEVKPGDFVLIQFGHNDAGAINAEPPGSNRPLRARGSLPGLGDQTEAIDNVLTHQPEVVHTFGWYMRKMIADTKAKGATPIVLSPTVRNIWANGKVERDLGDYRRLAHDIAEQAGVPFVDVTRILADEYQAMGPEKMAANFPRDHTHTNTSGADFTAAAVVAGLKGLHDGPTFADFLSAKGRAVAADTIGWLNLPEPADPKLPTLFLIGDSTVRNGRGDGAGGQWGWGDELAPFVNLAKINVVNRAIGGLSSRTFLTQGHWDRVLNLLKPGDFVVMQFGHNDNGPLNDNSRARGTIKGTGGETQAIDNLLTHRHEIVHSYGWYLRHYIQAARAHGAVPIVCTPIPRKQWHDGKIKRNQAGYGGWAQEIAREENVPCIDLGELIAERYEQMGGAKVEPLFADGHTHTSLEGARINAAIVAHALVDLPATPFKSDLNASRTDTPR, encoded by the coding sequence ATGAAAATCAAACTCACCTCCCTCTCGATTTTGAGCGCCGGCGTGCTGGCGTTGGCGGCCACACTGCGGGCGGAAACACCCGCGCCCGATTTGAAAGTGAATCCGCCCGCCACGGAAAACGCCCTCAACCCCGCTTTGCCGACGATCTTTGTGGCGGGCGATTCCACGGCGGCGAAGAACAACGGCCATCCGATCCAAGGGTGGGGCGTGCCGTTCGCAGAGTATTTTGACGCGACCAAGGTCAACATCGCCAACCGTGCGCGGGGTGGGCGCAGCAGCCGCACGTTCATCACGGAAGGACTCTGGGCCAAACTGCTGGCGGAGGTGAAGCCCGGCGATTTTGTGCTCATCCAATTCGGCCACAATGATGCCGGTGCGATCAACGCCGAGCCACCGGGTTCGAACCGGCCTCTGCGCGCACGCGGCTCTTTGCCCGGCCTCGGGGACCAAACCGAGGCAATCGACAACGTCCTCACGCATCAACCCGAGGTCGTGCACACGTTTGGCTGGTATATGCGCAAGATGATCGCCGACACGAAGGCGAAGGGCGCCACGCCCATCGTGCTGTCGCCCACGGTCCGGAATATCTGGGCCAACGGCAAAGTGGAGCGCGATCTCGGTGATTATCGCCGTTTGGCGCACGACATCGCCGAGCAGGCCGGCGTGCCGTTTGTCGATGTCACGCGCATCCTGGCGGACGAGTATCAAGCGATGGGTCCGGAAAAAATGGCGGCGAATTTCCCGCGCGATCACACGCATACCAACACCAGCGGCGCCGACTTCACGGCGGCCGCGGTCGTCGCCGGACTCAAGGGCCTGCACGACGGTCCGACGTTTGCGGATTTCCTTTCCGCAAAAGGCCGAGCCGTGGCGGCTGACACCATCGGCTGGCTCAATCTGCCGGAACCGGCGGACCCGAAACTGCCCACGCTTTTTCTCATCGGGGATTCGACGGTGCGCAATGGCCGCGGTGACGGCGCGGGCGGCCAGTGGGGTTGGGGCGACGAACTCGCGCCGTTTGTCAACCTGGCGAAAATCAATGTCGTCAATCGCGCCATCGGCGGTCTCAGCAGCCGCACGTTTCTCACGCAAGGGCATTGGGACCGCGTCTTGAATCTGCTCAAGCCGGGCGACTTCGTGGTCATGCAATTCGGCCACAACGACAACGGCCCGCTCAACGACAATTCCCGCGCCCGGGGCACGATCAAGGGCACCGGCGGGGAGACGCAGGCCATCGACAACCTCCTCACGCACCGGCACGAGATCGTGCACAGCTACGGCTGGTATTTGCGCCACTACATTCAGGCAGCGCGCGCACACGGCGCGGTGCCGATCGTTTGCACGCCCATTCCGCGCAAGCAATGGCACGACGGGAAAATCAAACGCAACCAAGCCGGCTACGGCGGGTGGGCGCAGGAGATTGCCCGCGAAGAAAACGTGCCCTGCATCGACCTCGGCGAGCTGATTGCGGAGCGTTACGAGCAGATGGGCGGGGCGAAGGTGGAACCGCTCTTTGCCGACGGCCACACGCACACGAGCCTGGAAGGCGCCAGGATCAACGCCGCCATCGTGGC
- a CDS encoding sodium:solute symporter family protein, whose translation MYFGSLHVVDLLVILAYLALVIYIGRRASKSNMSEEGFFLAGRKLGKLYQFFLNFGNATDANGAVSTASLVYQKGASGVWLSLQTLFMNPYYWFMNAWFRRVRLVTVADLFEDRFGSRSLARFYAIFQIFATVVVIIGFGNLVGYKVTASLLVKPEARWTAAERASVAGYHEMKQLEATQKTAPLAATAVARLGELQDQNKRGELRSYISWLDSPTGKWSYYLIYTLIVGGYIVMGGMAAAAVNEALQGSLIVVFSFILIPFGLQAIGGWSQLAVRVPPATFDLLGGGTSGIGGWELAGIFLISIVQIHGIIGNMAVSGSAKNEFAARFGAVSGTYAKRVMIILWALCGLIAIALYQGAATLSDPDAAWGSMALLLLKPGFLGLMMAGLLAANMSTVASQTMAVSALFVRNVYKYLRPATDERGMVAAGRWAIVVILATGVYAAASMDDVYSVVQLLLTVNVPFGAAVMLIYFWRRLTAPAVWTAVIVSALLNIIFPSWIAPHVDAIARNPALTLQVGEPGRTSAVYFDSVARVDPEVQTGALIGLKRFHFELYVLDHLGLKVRALTPSGRNAARFIYDGLFPFVVLILVSLVTRAPERARTDQFFGKMKTPVGATPEAEAAAMAATRDRPHRFDDTKLFGSASQWEFTRWDKVDAIGFIACLAVSGGILVCFWMLLRAAAAA comes from the coding sequence ATGTATTTTGGCAGTCTGCACGTCGTCGACCTGCTGGTCATCCTGGCTTACCTCGCGCTGGTCATTTACATTGGGCGGCGGGCGTCCAAGTCGAATATGAGCGAGGAGGGCTTCTTTCTCGCGGGCCGCAAACTGGGCAAGCTCTACCAGTTCTTCCTCAACTTCGGCAACGCCACCGACGCCAACGGCGCCGTGAGCACCGCGAGTCTCGTTTACCAGAAGGGCGCTTCCGGCGTCTGGTTGTCACTGCAGACGCTCTTCATGAATCCCTACTATTGGTTCATGAACGCGTGGTTTCGGCGCGTGCGGCTCGTCACGGTGGCGGATTTGTTTGAAGACCGTTTCGGCAGCCGGTCGCTCGCGCGCTTCTACGCGATATTTCAAATCTTCGCGACCGTCGTGGTCATCATCGGCTTTGGCAATCTGGTCGGTTACAAGGTCACCGCGTCGCTGTTGGTCAAGCCCGAGGCGCGGTGGACGGCGGCCGAGCGCGCCTCGGTGGCAGGGTATCACGAAATGAAGCAGCTGGAGGCGACGCAAAAGACCGCGCCGCTCGCGGCGACGGCGGTGGCGCGACTCGGTGAATTGCAGGACCAGAACAAGCGCGGCGAGCTGCGCAGCTACATTTCATGGCTCGACAGCCCGACGGGCAAATGGAGCTACTACCTGATCTATACGCTGATCGTCGGCGGATACATCGTGATGGGCGGCATGGCGGCGGCGGCGGTCAACGAGGCGCTGCAAGGGTCGTTGATCGTGGTGTTTTCCTTCATCCTCATTCCGTTCGGCCTGCAGGCCATTGGCGGTTGGAGCCAGCTGGCGGTGCGCGTGCCGCCGGCGACGTTCGATCTGCTGGGCGGCGGCACCAGCGGCATCGGTGGCTGGGAGCTCGCCGGCATCTTCCTCATCTCCATCGTTCAAATCCACGGCATCATCGGCAACATGGCCGTCTCGGGCTCGGCGAAAAACGAATTTGCGGCGCGCTTCGGCGCGGTCTCCGGCACTTACGCCAAGCGCGTCATGATCATCCTCTGGGCTCTGTGCGGACTGATCGCCATCGCCTTGTATCAGGGAGCGGCGACGCTCTCCGATCCCGACGCCGCGTGGGGTTCGATGGCGCTGCTCCTGCTCAAGCCCGGCTTTCTCGGCTTGATGATGGCGGGCCTGCTGGCGGCCAACATGTCCACCGTGGCGTCGCAGACCATGGCGGTGTCGGCGCTCTTCGTGCGCAACGTTTACAAATATCTGCGTCCCGCGACGGATGAACGCGGCATGGTTGCCGCCGGCCGCTGGGCGATCGTGGTGATTTTGGCGACCGGTGTTTATGCCGCCGCGAGCATGGACGATGTTTACTCCGTCGTGCAGTTGCTGCTCACGGTCAACGTGCCGTTTGGCGCGGCGGTGATGCTGATCTATTTCTGGCGCCGGCTGACTGCGCCGGCGGTCTGGACCGCGGTGATTGTCTCGGCGTTGCTCAACATCATCTTTCCCTCGTGGATCGCGCCCCATGTCGATGCCATCGCGCGCAACCCCGCGTTGACGCTGCAGGTCGGCGAACCCGGCCGGACCTCGGCCGTCTACTTTGACAGTGTGGCGCGGGTCGATCCCGAGGTGCAGACAGGCGCGCTGATCGGGTTGAAGCGCTTTCATTTCGAACTCTATGTGCTCGACCATCTCGGGTTGAAGGTGCGGGCGCTGACCCCGAGCGGGCGCAATGCCGCGCGCTTCATCTACGACGGCCTGTTCCCGTTTGTCGTGTTGATTCTCGTCAGTCTCGTGACGCGTGCGCCGGAGCGTGCACGCACCGATCAATTTTTCGGCAAAATGAAGACGCCGGTCGGCGCGACGCCCGAAGCAGAAGCCGCGGCGATGGCGGCCACGCGGGATCGTCCGCACCGCTTCGATGACACCAAGCTTTTCGGTTCCGCCTCCCAATGGGAGTTCACCCGGTGGGACAAGGTGGACGCGATCGGCTTCATCGCCTGTCTCGCCGTCTCGGGCGGCATTCTCGTTTGCTTCTGGATGTTGCTGCGGGCCGCGGCGGCGGCGTGA
- a CDS encoding TonB-dependent receptor plug domain-containing protein — MTSHPTPIRSGGRLSLSVLLLPFLAATLFAQGNPQPANDSGASTATPKQKTTAESLPTPEEVEQLSPFTVSTTKDSGYFAANTLAGSRMNTNLADLASSISVVTKQEMEDTGSTDINDVFRYEVNTEGSLTYTPGTQSMRNDGVLDVNAGGTQGNNTTPYTNAQANRVRGLGSPSSAINYYPSIAAVPFDSYNTQTVEISRGPNSMLFGLGSPAGIVNQSTAQAQLNKRSAQVSLRTDQYGSFRSSINFNQGLIPDKLAIYGAALYDDRRFDRKPAYDKTKRYYGAVTYKPFKTTTLRVNAEKYDNNNRRPNTLTPRDYVTQWNLAGQPYYDPITKKIYSLKSGQELGMRINDAASPYANDLRTFIEARPGFDPSKWNAAKTQYNGINIFGNNSWAVPADWVAGTPSPNILFVPGIGEANQGRSIMQIANSQLVNWFQPTWQYKYLPNFGTPANPAANPSTGPTNAAIYANPAWADIYTRTYTSSAPWTAAGNGIAAASYRYPGVTDQSIYDWRKVNINSMNFGYQENTNYNVEFEQELPADLFLSAGWFRQDFFQRTNYTVAQLNVATLFVDTNKNLPDGTPNPYFGKPYLEDQDPDSYINGEIDDHYRAMLAWTPDFRQKSGWLKWLGHHQVLGLWSKDNYLSTTIRQRLAYLNSATDGGRFRYLQNPNNNADGSPTGWKHFPSNNSTLRRTYYLAAPGDPNGVVTQAAGTWNPLNYTGNITAYDYDTSSFQSFNVKTGFDDIDAGTVRNQRVVDSISGGITSYFWGDRLITTFGVRQDKYKARVTNTGTTAIKDAAGNVIAPAITNAQKWVNGEFQRDFLLNRWGPYNELTGTTRTLGGVVRPFKGWDSIETSANNGSEWWRFVRSVGFSYNQSDNFNPPPQALGDFYGNPLPKPSGEGKDYGVQFTLLQDKLFARVTWFKASNLNENIAAPVVFGRLSSNVDQTLFRNWARTIALINMGKDPTADGFGTNLSTADENAVQAAAEKIWKIPYNYYESRPYTIGATRNAEAKGLEAEINYNPTRDWTMKFTFGKQDTKYASVLKEFQPWAADRQAVWAAAKASDYLLPQYQNLATYTTSGGRQVDLTNFLTSYGYNSSVFPEAANAYANPQAYYAGVVAPQLALDSDLQGQSVQGQRKYRWSFLTNYNFTDGFLRGFTVGGNERWESKAVIGYYGKASGVNKYAGQPVMDISDVTRPIYDSPNYYTDLWISYRHPILNGKVGMKIQLNVSNVFENGGLRPVAVNYDGSPYAFRIVDPRQFMLTTTFDF, encoded by the coding sequence ATGACCTCACACCCCACACCTATCCGTTCCGGAGGCCGGCTGAGCCTATCGGTGCTGCTCCTCCCATTCCTGGCAGCTACCTTGTTTGCCCAAGGGAATCCCCAACCGGCGAATGACTCCGGGGCGTCAACAGCGACGCCCAAACAGAAAACGACAGCCGAGTCGCTGCCCACGCCTGAGGAGGTGGAGCAGCTCTCGCCGTTTACCGTCAGCACCACGAAGGATTCGGGCTATTTTGCCGCCAATACACTGGCGGGTAGCCGCATGAACACCAATCTGGCGGATCTGGCGTCGTCGATCTCGGTGGTGACCAAACAGGAGATGGAGGACACTGGCTCCACGGATATCAACGACGTCTTCCGCTACGAGGTGAACACCGAGGGTTCGCTGACCTACACGCCCGGCACGCAGAGCATGCGCAATGACGGCGTGCTCGACGTAAACGCGGGCGGCACGCAAGGGAACAATACCACGCCCTACACCAACGCGCAGGCTAATCGGGTGCGGGGACTTGGTTCGCCGAGCTCCGCGATCAACTACTACCCCTCGATCGCAGCCGTCCCGTTTGATTCGTATAACACCCAGACGGTCGAAATCAGCCGCGGCCCCAATTCCATGCTGTTCGGCCTCGGCAGCCCGGCCGGCATCGTCAATCAGAGCACCGCGCAGGCGCAGTTGAACAAACGTTCCGCGCAAGTCTCCCTGCGCACGGATCAATACGGTTCCTTCCGCAGCTCGATCAATTTCAACCAGGGTTTGATCCCGGACAAACTCGCGATTTACGGCGCAGCGCTCTACGATGACCGCCGCTTCGACCGCAAGCCCGCCTATGACAAAACGAAGCGATACTACGGGGCGGTCACCTACAAACCTTTCAAAACCACGACGCTGCGGGTCAATGCGGAGAAATACGATAACAACAACCGCCGGCCCAACACGCTGACGCCGCGCGATTACGTCACGCAGTGGAATCTCGCCGGCCAGCCCTATTACGATCCAATCACCAAGAAAATATATAGTTTGAAGTCGGGGCAGGAGCTCGGGATGCGCATCAACGACGCCGCGTCGCCCTACGCCAACGACCTTCGCACCTTTATCGAGGCTCGGCCCGGGTTCGACCCGAGCAAGTGGAATGCGGCCAAGACGCAATACAACGGCATCAATATTTTCGGTAACAACAGTTGGGCGGTTCCGGCCGACTGGGTCGCTGGCACGCCTTCGCCGAATATCCTCTTCGTCCCGGGCATCGGCGAGGCCAATCAAGGGCGCAGCATTATGCAGATTGCCAACAGTCAGCTCGTGAACTGGTTCCAGCCCACCTGGCAATACAAGTATCTGCCCAACTTCGGCACGCCCGCCAATCCCGCGGCCAACCCGTCGACCGGACCGACCAACGCGGCAATCTACGCCAATCCAGCATGGGCGGACATTTACACCCGCACTTATACGTCGTCCGCGCCGTGGACGGCGGCGGGCAATGGCATCGCCGCCGCCAGTTACCGCTATCCAGGCGTGACCGACCAATCCATCTACGACTGGCGCAAGGTGAATATCAACTCGATGAATTTCGGTTATCAGGAAAACACGAACTACAACGTTGAATTCGAACAAGAGCTGCCGGCGGATCTCTTCCTGAGTGCCGGTTGGTTTCGTCAGGACTTCTTTCAGCGCACGAATTACACGGTGGCGCAACTCAACGTCGCGACCCTTTTTGTCGACACCAATAAGAATCTGCCGGACGGCACGCCGAATCCCTACTTTGGCAAACCTTATCTCGAGGACCAGGATCCCGATAGCTACATCAATGGCGAAATCGACGATCACTATCGCGCGATGCTCGCTTGGACGCCTGATTTCCGTCAGAAAAGCGGATGGCTAAAATGGCTGGGCCATCACCAAGTCCTCGGCTTGTGGTCGAAGGATAACTATCTTTCGACGACGATTCGCCAGCGTCTCGCCTATTTGAATAGTGCGACCGACGGCGGACGCTTTCGTTACCTGCAAAATCCGAATAATAATGCGGATGGCTCGCCGACGGGTTGGAAGCATTTTCCCAGCAATAACTCAACGCTGCGCCGGACCTACTATCTTGCCGCACCCGGCGACCCCAACGGCGTTGTGACCCAAGCCGCAGGAACATGGAATCCCCTGAATTACACGGGAAATATCACCGCCTATGACTACGATACCAGCAGCTTTCAGTCCTTTAATGTCAAAACCGGATTCGATGACATTGATGCAGGCACGGTGCGCAACCAGCGCGTGGTCGACTCCATCAGCGGCGGCATCACGAGCTACTTCTGGGGCGATCGGCTGATCACCACATTTGGTGTTCGACAGGATAAATATAAAGCGCGGGTCACCAATACGGGGACGACCGCAATCAAGGACGCAGCGGGCAATGTGATCGCTCCTGCCATCACCAATGCGCAGAAGTGGGTGAATGGAGAATTCCAGCGCGACTTTCTGCTTAACCGGTGGGGGCCCTATAACGAATTGACCGGCACCACCCGCACGTTGGGCGGGGTGGTGCGGCCGTTCAAAGGGTGGGATTCGATCGAGACTTCGGCGAATAACGGATCCGAATGGTGGCGCTTCGTGCGCAGCGTGGGATTCAGCTATAATCAGTCCGACAACTTCAATCCCCCGCCGCAGGCGTTGGGTGATTTCTATGGCAATCCGCTCCCCAAACCGAGTGGCGAAGGCAAAGACTACGGTGTGCAATTCACCTTGCTGCAAGACAAGCTCTTCGCCCGCGTCACTTGGTTCAAGGCGTCGAATCTCAATGAGAACATCGCTGCTCCCGTCGTGTTCGGCCGTCTTTCGAGCAACGTCGACCAGACCTTGTTCAGGAATTGGGCGCGCACCATCGCGTTGATTAACATGGGCAAGGATCCGACCGCAGATGGTTTCGGGACCAATCTTAGCACGGCGGATGAAAATGCGGTGCAGGCGGCGGCGGAGAAAATTTGGAAGATTCCGTATAACTACTACGAGAGTCGTCCCTATACCATCGGTGCCACGCGCAATGCCGAGGCCAAAGGTCTTGAGGCGGAAATCAACTACAATCCGACCCGCGATTGGACGATGAAGTTCACCTTCGGCAAGCAGGACACCAAGTATGCCAGCGTGCTGAAAGAATTCCAGCCATGGGCCGCCGATCGGCAGGCGGTTTGGGCGGCTGCGAAGGCGAGCGACTACTTGCTGCCCCAATATCAAAACCTTGCGACCTACACGACCTCGGGCGGCCGGCAGGTGGATTTGACCAACTTCCTCACGTCCTACGGTTACAATTCCTCGGTCTTTCCGGAGGCCGCCAATGCTTACGCCAACCCGCAGGCTTACTATGCCGGAGTGGTGGCGCCCCAGCTCGCCCTCGATAGCGATCTGCAGGGACAGTCCGTGCAGGGCCAGCGGAAATACCGTTGGTCGTTTCTGACGAATTATAACTTCACCGACGGTTTCCTGCGGGGATTCACGGTGGGCGGTAACGAGCGTTGGGAGTCCAAAGCCGTCATCGGCTATTACGGCAAGGCGAGCGGCGTGAACAAATATGCGGGACAGCCCGTGATGGATATCTCCGATGTCACACGTCCAATCTACGATAGTCCCAATTATTACACTGACCTGTGGATCTCGTATCGGCATCCGATTCTCAACGGCAAGGTGGGGATGAAGATCCAGTTGAACGTTTCCAATGTGTTCGAAAACGGTGGCTTGCGGCCGGTGGCGGTGAACTACGACGGTTCGCCTTACGCGTTCCGCATCGTCGATCCGCGTCAGTTCATGCTGACCACAACGTTCGATTTCTGA
- a CDS encoding Gfo/Idh/MocA family protein: MNIASSSPVPRAAVIGVSGYGRIHLQLLRECRARGEIKLTAAVVINPQDEAENIAELRAHGCAIYDTYEAMLAHEAGQIDLCLIPTGIHWHAQMTLHALRAGANVLVEKPLAAAAADIEAIDRAERETGRFVAVGFQDYYESGTQWLKEQIHRGAIGELRAVRFLGIWPRPRSYYLRNNWAGRLHVGAQSVLDSPLNNAFAHFVMLGLYFAGAGRDDAAAAVIEGAELYRAHAIESFDTAVVRLRTDREVRLWLGASHCCRPQFEPEIKLIGTAGSAGWSYENEAWVTTATGDSIRRRVADITGARREMMAAVLARLRDPRVRVCRPAIARRHAEMVLALHAHSAITPVSSDLLAWSGDAGSDAAIPIVNGLEEAMHSAYRRHTSLQDAGFAPAPEALKA; encoded by the coding sequence ATGAACATTGCCTCCTCTTCTCCTGTGCCCCGAGCGGCAGTGATCGGCGTATCCGGTTACGGGCGCATTCACCTGCAATTGTTGCGCGAATGCCGCGCGCGCGGAGAAATCAAGCTTACGGCGGCCGTCGTTATCAATCCGCAGGACGAGGCCGAGAATATCGCCGAGTTGCGCGCTCACGGCTGCGCGATCTACGACACGTATGAAGCGATGCTCGCGCACGAGGCGGGGCAAATCGACCTTTGTCTGATTCCGACCGGCATTCACTGGCACGCCCAGATGACGCTGCACGCTCTCCGCGCGGGCGCCAACGTGCTGGTGGAAAAGCCGCTCGCGGCGGCCGCAGCGGATATCGAAGCCATCGACCGCGCCGAGCGGGAGACGGGTCGGTTCGTGGCCGTGGGGTTTCAGGACTATTACGAGAGCGGCACGCAATGGCTGAAGGAGCAGATTCACCGTGGTGCGATCGGCGAATTGCGAGCGGTGCGATTTCTGGGCATCTGGCCGCGGCCGCGAAGCTACTATTTGCGCAACAACTGGGCCGGGCGCCTACACGTAGGCGCGCAGTCCGTGCTCGATTCGCCGCTCAACAACGCGTTCGCCCACTTCGTGATGCTTGGTTTGTATTTCGCGGGCGCCGGTCGGGACGATGCCGCTGCGGCGGTCATCGAAGGCGCCGAACTCTATCGTGCGCACGCGATCGAATCGTTCGACACGGCAGTAGTGCGGCTCCGCACCGACCGCGAGGTGCGGCTGTGGCTGGGGGCGAGTCACTGCTGTCGCCCGCAGTTCGAGCCGGAAATCAAACTGATCGGCACAGCAGGTTCGGCCGGCTGGAGTTATGAAAACGAGGCGTGGGTCACCACCGCGACGGGCGACAGCATTCGCCGCCGAGTCGCCGATATCACGGGCGCGAGGCGCGAAATGATGGCGGCGGTGCTGGCGCGGTTGCGAGACCCCCGCGTGCGCGTGTGCCGGCCCGCCATCGCCCGCCGCCATGCGGAGATGGTCTTGGCGTTGCATGCGCATTCGGCGATTACGCCCGTTTCTTCGGATTTGCTCGCCTGGTCGGGCGATGCGGGATCGGACGCGGCGATACCCATCGTAAACGGGCTGGAAGAAGCGATGCATAGCGCGTATCGCCGCCATACTTCATTGCAGGACGCGGGCTTCGCTCCCGCGCCGGAGGCGCTGAAAGCGTGA
- the gnpA gene encoding 1,3-beta-galactosyl-N-acetylhexosamine phosphorylase: protein MDSPDLSFGDFTLPGEAGHEQLTLRLAQQWGADTIRDSDGTQLSPAIVQSGHAIYSTLCLVRSVQPWAREHRDQLQQNFLMSFPVVAEKTQTTITLLAGYFTEQFSVNAKASPKRWWQVFDRTTGAEVPKARWRFNAPKGTVTIERTQAGHTYTVNFLAFRLWEEISMYNHLTNHWGDREHLAAVDPMQPATQKVLLTFLARWLTEHPDTNVVRFTSMFYNFAWFWGADHQRLRDVYSDWGDYAMTVSPRALVAFEKHAGYALCSEDFVHGGLYNSTHNAPSRRYRDYMAFVHDFVIKFGRQCIDLVHRHGKKAYVFYDDHWIGVEPTSPRFREFGFDGLIKCVFNAFEVRLCAHARGVATHELRLHPYLFPTGLKGEPTFKAGGNPTLDAKNFWIDARRGIVRAPIDRIGLGGYLSLVEPFPDFQQYITEVAREFRLLKSLHARGRPWTAPFKVAVLTAWGDLRAWTCSGHFTAGVQLYDVLESLAGLALDVQFISFDDLVAQGVPAGVEVVINGGRAGSAWSGGHCWADPRVEAILTHWVQRGGGVVGIGEPSAWPQPGRQFRLASVFGLDRDRGERLANGKFKFTKPAGIIGTHFITTDTPVGTALDLGHDTDGLFVLGAGTQVLAENNGSPRLTTHAFGRGRSVYLSGFKFTYNNTRLLHRALFWAASREDQWGVWQSENVRTEATWFAKAQKLVVLNNAGSPQHTVVTLADGSSRQKVALKAHGIAVLDV from the coding sequence ATGGATTCTCCCGATCTTTCGTTTGGCGACTTCACGCTGCCTGGTGAAGCCGGGCACGAGCAGTTAACGCTCCGTCTCGCGCAGCAGTGGGGAGCGGACACGATCCGTGACTCCGATGGCACCCAGTTGTCGCCGGCGATTGTGCAATCAGGGCACGCGATCTACTCGACCCTGTGCCTCGTGCGCTCCGTCCAGCCGTGGGCGCGTGAGCATCGCGACCAGTTGCAGCAGAATTTTCTCATGAGTTTTCCCGTGGTGGCGGAGAAGACGCAGACGACGATCACCTTGCTGGCGGGCTATTTCACGGAGCAGTTTTCCGTCAACGCCAAGGCGAGTCCGAAGCGGTGGTGGCAGGTCTTCGATCGCACGACGGGCGCGGAAGTCCCGAAAGCCCGGTGGCGGTTCAACGCGCCGAAAGGCACGGTGACGATCGAACGCACGCAGGCGGGGCATACCTACACAGTCAACTTTCTCGCGTTCCGTCTGTGGGAGGAGATCTCGATGTATAACCACCTCACCAACCACTGGGGGGATCGAGAGCACCTCGCCGCCGTCGATCCGATGCAGCCGGCTACGCAAAAAGTGCTGCTGACCTTTCTTGCCCGCTGGCTGACGGAGCATCCCGACACAAACGTGGTGCGCTTCACGTCGATGTTTTACAACTTCGCGTGGTTCTGGGGGGCGGATCACCAACGCCTGCGCGATGTGTATTCGGATTGGGGCGATTACGCGATGACGGTGAGCCCGCGCGCGCTGGTCGCGTTCGAGAAACACGCCGGCTATGCCTTGTGCTCGGAGGATTTCGTCCACGGCGGACTCTACAATTCGACACACAACGCGCCCTCGCGCCGCTACCGCGATTACATGGCGTTCGTGCACGATTTTGTGATCAAGTTTGGCCGGCAGTGCATCGACCTGGTGCACCGGCACGGCAAGAAAGCGTATGTATTTTACGATGATCACTGGATCGGCGTGGAGCCGACCAGCCCGCGTTTTCGCGAGTTTGGTTTCGATGGCCTGATCAAGTGCGTGTTCAACGCCTTCGAGGTGCGGCTTTGCGCGCACGCCCGCGGCGTCGCCACGCATGAGCTGCGCCTGCACCCCTACCTCTTCCCGACCGGGCTGAAAGGTGAGCCGACCTTCAAGGCGGGCGGAAACCCGACGCTCGATGCGAAAAATTTCTGGATCGATGCGCGCCGCGGAATTGTGCGGGCGCCGATCGATCGCATCGGCCTCGGGGGCTACCTCTCGTTGGTCGAGCCGTTCCCGGATTTTCAGCAATATATCACGGAGGTCGCCCGGGAATTCCGGCTGTTGAAATCGCTGCATGCGCGCGGCCGGCCGTGGACGGCGCCGTTCAAGGTGGCGGTGTTGACGGCGTGGGGCGATCTGCGTGCGTGGACTTGCTCGGGACACTTTACCGCGGGAGTGCAGCTTTACGATGTGCTCGAATCGCTGGCCGGTCTCGCGCTGGACGTGCAATTCATCAGTTTCGACGATTTGGTGGCCCAAGGCGTTCCCGCAGGCGTGGAGGTCGTCATCAACGGCGGCCGTGCGGGGTCGGCCTGGAGCGGCGGACACTGTTGGGCGGATCCACGAGTGGAGGCGATTTTGACGCATTGGGTCCAGCGCGGCGGTGGGGTGGTGGGGATTGGTGAACCGAGTGCGTGGCCGCAGCCCGGCCGGCAATTCCGACTCGCCTCGGTCTTCGGTCTCGACCGCGATCGCGGCGAGCGTCTGGCCAACGGAAAATTCAAGTTCACCAAACCAGCCGGAATCATCGGCACGCATTTTATTACAACCGATACGCCCGTCGGGACGGCGTTGGACTTGGGGCACGACACGGACGGCCTCTTCGTTCTCGGCGCCGGAACCCAGGTGCTGGCGGAGAACAACGGTTCTCCGCGCCTGACGACGCATGCCTTCGGGCGCGGCAGGAGTGTTTACCTGAGCGGCTTCAAATTCACCTATAACAACACGCGATTGCTGCACCGGGCGCTTTTCTGGGCGGCCTCCCGCGAGGACCAATGGGGCGTGTGGCAGTCGGAAAATGTGCGGACGGAAGCGACGTGGTTTGCCAAAGCGCAAAAGCTGGTGGTGCTCAACAATGCCGGATCGCCCCAGCATACCGTCGTGACGTTGGCTGACGGCAGCAGCCGGCAGAAAGTCGCCCTCAAAGCCCACGGGATCGCGGTGCTGGACGTGTGA